In Arvicola amphibius chromosome 1, mArvAmp1.2, whole genome shotgun sequence, one DNA window encodes the following:
- the Cnga4 gene encoding cyclic nucleotide-gated cation channel alpha-4, producing the protein MSQDNKVKTTESSPSAPSKARKRLPVLDPSGDYYYWWLNTMVFPVMYNLIIVVCRACFPDLQHSYLVAWFVLDYTSDLLYLLDIGVRFHTGFLEQGILVVDKGMIASRYVRTWSFLLDLASLVPTDAAYVRLGPHIPTLRLNRFLRVPRLFEAFDRTETRTAYPNAFRIAKLMLYIFVVIHWNSCLYFALSRYLGFGRDAWVYPDPAQPGFERLRRQYLYSFYFSTLILTTVGDTPLPAREEEYLFMVGDFLLAVMGFATIMGSMSSVIYNMNTADAAFYPDHALVKKYMKLQRVNRRLERRVIDWYQHLQINKKMTNEVAILQHLPERLRAEVAVSVHLSTLSRVQIFQNCEASLLEELVLKLQPQTYSPGEYVCRKGDIGREMYIIREGQLAVVADDGVTQYAVLGAGLYFGEISIINIKGNMSGNRRTANIKSLGYSDLFCLSKEDLREVLSEYPQAQAVMEEKGREILLKMNKLDVNAEAAEIALQEATESRLKGLDQQLDDLQTKFARLLAELESSALKIAYRIERLEWQTREWPMPEDMAEADDEAEPGEGTSKDGEEKAGQEGPSVI; encoded by the exons ATGAGTCAGGACAACAAAGTGAAGACAACAGAGTCCAGCCCCTCAGCCCCATCTAAAGCCAG GAAGAGGCTGCCTGTCCTAGACCCTTCTGGGGATTATTACTACTGGTGGCTGAACACGATGGTCTTCCCAGTCATGTACAACCTCATCATCGTTGTATGCAG AGCCTGCTTTCCTGACTTGCAGCACAGTTACCTGGTGGCCTGGTTTGTCCTGGACTACACGAGTGACTTGCTGTACCTACTAGACATCGGGGTGCGCTTCCACACAG GATTCCTAGAGCAAGGCATCCTGGTGGTGGACAAAGGTATGATCGCCAGTCGCTATGTCCGCACCTGGAGCTTCCTATTGGACCTGGCTTCCCTGGTGCCCACGGACGCGGCCTATGTGCGGCTGGGTCCCCACATTCCCACACTCAGGCTAAACCGCTTTCTCCGTGTACCCCGCCTCTTTGAGGCCTTTGATCGCACGGAGACCCGCACAGCTTACCCGAATGCTTTCCGCATCGCCAAACTGATGCTCTACATCTTTGTTGTCATCCATTGGAACAGTTGCTTATACTTTGCCCTGTCCAGGTACTTGGGCTTCGGACGGGATGCATGGGTATACCCAGATCCCGCACAGCCTGGCTTTGAGCGCTTGCGGCGCCAGTATCTCTACAGCTTCTATTTCTCCACTCTAATTCTGACCACTGTGGGTGACACGCCACTACCAGCCCGGGAGGAAGAGTACCTCTTCATGGTGGGTGACTTCCTGCTGGCTGTCATGGGCTTCGCCACCATCATGGGTAGCATGAGCTCTGTCATTTACAACATGAACACTGCAGATGCAGCCTTCTACCCAGACCACGCTCTGGTAAAGAAGTACATGAAGCTGCAGCGTGTCAACCGGAGGTTGGAGCGGCGTGTCATTGACTG GTACCAGCATCTGCAGATCAACAAGAAGATGACCAACGAAGTAGCCATCTTGCAGCACTTGCCGGAGCGGCTGCGGGCAGAGGTTGCTGTGTCCGTCCACCTGTCTACCCTGAGCCGAGTCCAGATCTTCCAGAactgtgaagccagcctgctggAGGAGCTGGTGCTAAAGCTCCAGCCCCAGACCTACTCACCAGGAGAGTATGTGTGCCGCAAAGGAGACATCGGCCGAGAGATGTACATCATCCGTGAGGggcagctggctgtggtggcagatGATGGTGTCACACAGTATGCTGTGCTCGGCGCAGGGCTCTACTTTGGGGAGATCAGTATCATCAATATCAAAG GGAACATGTCTGGAAACCGACGGACAGCCAACATCAAGAGCCTAGGTTATTCGGACCTGTTCTGCCTCAGCAAGGAGGATCTGCGGGAGGTGCTGAGTGAGTATCCACAGGCCCAGGCCGTCATGGAGGAGAAGGGCCGTGAGATCCTgctcaaaatgaataaattggaTGTGAATGCTGAGGCAGCTGAGATTGCCCTCCAGGAGGCCACAGAGTCTCGGCTAAAAGGCCTTGACCAGCAGCTGGATGATCTACAGACCAAGTTTGCTCGCCTGCTAGCTGAGCTAGAGTCCAGTGCGCTGAAGATTGCTTACCGTATTGAAAGACTGGAGTGGCAGACTCGAGAGTGGCCAATGCCAGAGGACATGGCTGAGGCTGATGATGAGGCTGAGCCCGGGGAAGGAACTTCCAAGGATGGAGAGGAAAAGGCTGGCCAGGAGGGACCCTCAGTCATATAA